A stretch of DNA from Candidatus Neomarinimicrobiota bacterium:
TGAATGCTATCTTCGGACATGCGCAGAAATTCTCCATCACGGTTTAGCGATATACTAATACCACAGACATCTGATGGTAGATCTGTTTGTGTGGTGCGTCCTATGGCTAGGTAAAGTTCTTGTAAACCTTCTTCGTCTCCTACAAGATAGCCCTCGTCGTCTTGCCACTGGAAGTGTTTCAGCATTTGAATCTCCTCATGATTCTATTCTAGCAAGAATCAAGACAGCCTCGCGTCAACCACCCGCCACCACCAAAGGCACCCCGCCATCAGCCCGTCTGGACATCTTGCCCACGACGCCGGATTTGCCACGACCGCTGGCCACGGAGAGCAGGAACCCCGTTGTACTCACTGATATTAGGACTACAGACAAAAATCGTACAAGACACTTGGCAAGTTCCTTAGTATGAGCTATACTTGTGTAGGCTGCTAAGGGCGGTCACATACATGGGCATTTAACAAAGGAGTATGCCATGAGGAATGCCAAGGAAGAATTTTCAGAGGAAATGGTCGAGCAGTACGCGCGGGCCTATAAAAAGAAGCACGGGAAGGTGCCGTCAAAATCAGGTACTGAATGTCTTCCAGATGGATGGACATGGAATGCGATCAACCAAAGGCTTGGGGGCGGTTTGCGGAAATTTCTGATCGAAAAAGGCATTGCCATTGCCAAGGAACAAATTTCCGAGGAGATCATCGAACTGATTCAAAAAGAAAATCCTGATTGGAAATTATCAGATCCGGTATGCAGCCACTGCATTGATATTTACGAATCCCGGTTCACACTGACCGAATCGCTTTAGTAAAATATTCGAAGAATTGACAAACACGGACAAATTGTTACAAATTGGAAGACTGAAACGGTTTCTATTTGGTCACTGATCCCGGTAAGTGCTGATCTTGTCCCCTAAAGTCGTACAAGTTGTTATGTTACATAATGTAAAATTAACAAAATGGAGCGAGGATCATGCGACCAAGGAAATACACCACAGAGAAGATCATAGTTAAGTTAAGAGAGGCAAAGCAGATGATCTTCGAATACATTGAAGTCTGTTACAACCGTTGGAGGCTTCATTCAATCTTCGGCTACAGGACGCCTTCAGAAATTGGAATCAGAAAAAAGTTACTTAATTTAATGTCCACTTTATTGTAGTAAGGTCAGAGCGGAATTGAATTGAAAACATATACGACAAATTCAATGTTGAATGCAGAGCGCAAGCAAACCGAAAATGAATTATATCTACTTCAAGCAATAACTGAATCCATTAGTGACGTTGATAATTTTCTTTCTGCTTTAAAGGTCACGTTAAAACAAGTATGTAAGATTATAGGCTGGGATTATGGCGAATCATGGATTCCCAATTCCGATGATACAATGCTTGAATACGGTCCTGTCTGGTATGGCGGTAACTCCAACGATTTTAAGATTTTTTACGAGGCGTCTGAAAAATTAACCTTTTCTCGCAACAAAGGTTTACCCGGCAGAGTGTGGTCAAAGAAAAAGTATGAGTGGATGAAAGATGTTTCAAAAGCTTCGGTCAAAATCTTTCTTAGATCAAAGATAGTATTGAAAGCCGGTCTTAAAACAGGATTTGGTGTTCCTATCGTCGCGAACAATAAGGTATTAGCGGTTCTTGTGTTCTTTAAGTTTGAATCTCTCAAACAAAATAAGAGGGAAGTCGTAACTGTGTCAGCCATTGCCTCCCAATTGGGTACGGTATTTCGCCATAAACAAGCTGAAGAAATGTTAATTAAATCAGAGCAAAAATACAGGAATTTATTTGAAAAATCGGGGGATGCGATCCTGATCATAGAAAACGGATATTTTGTCGACTGCAATCAAGCAATGGTCAATATGCTCTGTTATAAGAACAAAGAGGAGCTGTTAAAAACTCATCCTTCAAAATTATCACCGGAAAAACAACCCGATGGAAGAGCCTCATTTGAAAAAGCGAATGAAATGATGAAAACTGCCTTACAAAAAGGCACTCACAGGTTTGAATGGGACCATAAAAAAGCGGATGGAGAGATATTTCCGGTCGAAGTGCTCTTGACTGCCATTAGCGTGGAGGGGGGGAATGAAATCCTGCATACCGTATGGAGAGATATTACCGAACGAAAGGAGGCGGAGGAAAAATTAATAAAGGAGAAAACATATCAAAAAGTATTACTTGAAAGCGCCCCGGAAGCAAATGCGGTTTTAGATAACAAAGCGAAAATAACTGATATTAATCGGGAATTTACTCGCTTGTTCGGATATAAATTTGAAGAAATTAAGGGGCTGCCCATCAATGATGTAGTAATGCCTGAGGATTTAATGGATGAAGGGGAATCCTATACAAAGAGAGCGCAAGATGGTGAACGAATATATGCCGAAAGTAAACGAAAACGTAAAGACGGAACTCTTGTGGAGATATCCCTGTTGGGGGCTCCGATTTTCGACACTGATGGCAAACAGATAGGGACTTATGCTATATACAGAGATTTGACAGAATCTCATAAATTCCAAAAACTCTTAAGTGAAAGGGAAAAACGACTTGAACTTATTTTAAACACTGCGGCGAATGCGATCATTACGATAAACGATAAAGGGATAATTGAAACATTCAATAAATCTGCCGTTAAAACTTTCGGATATACGGAGGGGGAGATAATCGGGAAAAACGTAAAAATACTGATGGAGGAGCCGGATAAGAGTAAGCATGACACCTACATCAATAAATATATGCGAACGGGAGAATCTAAGATTGGCTCAAGTAGCAGAGAAGTGGTTGGTAAGAGGAAAAACGGTGAAACCTTTCCCGCGGAACTTTTTATGCACAGGGTAAATTTGGATGGCGAAACTGTTTTCGTCGGTCTTTTAAAGGATATTACTAAACGCAAAAAATTTCAAGCCGAAAGAGAACGATTGACACAAAATCTTGAGCAGGCACGAAGAATGGAATCTCTCGGATTGCTTGCCGGTGGAGTGGCGCACGATCTGAATAACATCATAGGACCGATAATGGCTTATCCTGATCTGATACTCGCCGGCTTACCCGAAAACACACCGCTGAAAGAGGATTTGGATGCTATCAGTTCGGCAGCCCAGCGCGCTTCTAATGTTATCTCAGACCTTTTGGCACTCGCCCGTAGGGGAGATTATTCAATGAAACCCCTTTACTTGAGTGAATTGATAGATTCATTCATCGACTCTCTTGAATTCAAAGAAATTCAGAAACGTTTTAAAAACGTAGCTATTAAGGTTAACATGCCGGAGACTATCGAACCTATAATGGGGTCAGGC
This window harbors:
- a CDS encoding PAS domain S-box protein, with amino-acid sequence MKTYTTNSMLNAERKQTENELYLLQAITESISDVDNFLSALKVTLKQVCKIIGWDYGESWIPNSDDTMLEYGPVWYGGNSNDFKIFYEASEKLTFSRNKGLPGRVWSKKKYEWMKDVSKASVKIFLRSKIVLKAGLKTGFGVPIVANNKVLAVLVFFKFESLKQNKREVVTVSAIASQLGTVFRHKQAEEMLIKSEQKYRNLFEKSGDAILIIENGYFVDCNQAMVNMLCYKNKEELLKTHPSKLSPEKQPDGRASFEKANEMMKTALQKGTHRFEWDHKKADGEIFPVEVLLTAISVEGGNEILHTVWRDITERKEAEEKLIKEKTYQKVLLESAPEANAVLDNKAKITDINREFTRLFGYKFEEIKGLPINDVVMPEDLMDEGESYTKRAQDGERIYAESKRKRKDGTLVEISLLGAPIFDTDGKQIGTYAIYRDLTESHKFQKLLSEREKRLELILNTAANAIITINDKGIIETFNKSAVKTFGYTEGEIIGKNVKILMEEPDKSKHDTYINKYMRTGESKIGSSSREVVGKRKNGETFPAELFMHRVNLDGETVFVGLLKDITKRKKFQAERERLTQNLEQARRMESLGLLAGGVAHDLNNIIGPIMAYPDLILAGLPENTPLKEDLDAISSAAQRASNVISDLLALARRGDYSMKPLYLSELIDSFIDSLEFKEIQKRFKNVAIKVNMPETIEPIMGSGTHLYKLILNLVNNAFESMEAQGELIISITNKYLGSGVIADEKFKEGNFVVLTIRDEGNGIKQEDLVRIFEPFFTKKVKSDRTGSGLGLSVVYNVIKDHNAFIDVESELGVGTKFLVYFPVTVETVIRETDLIDEYKGSGSILVVDDKKSQRQMAEKILSSLGYTVATADNGLDAVKYIKRNKVDLVMLDMILEDGIDGLDTFKEIIKINSRQKVIIVSGFSETERVQEAITLGVERYIKKPYTLKVIGKTLAEVLNN